The following are encoded together in the Glycine soja cultivar W05 chromosome 5, ASM419377v2, whole genome shotgun sequence genome:
- the LOC114411594 gene encoding pentatricopeptide repeat-containing protein At3g59040-like: MDFFMLITTYGKLGDFNGAEKVLGLMNKNGYAPNVVSQTALMEAYGKGGRYNNAEAIFRRMQKWGLEPSAFTYPIILKTFVQGNKFREAEELFDNLLNDENSPLKPD, translated from the exons ATGGATTTCTTCATGCTTATCACGACTTATGGGAAGCTAGGAGACTTCAATGGTGCCGAGAAGGTCTTAGGCTTGATGAATAAGAATGGTTATGCACCTAATGTGGTGTCTCAGACTGCACTTATGGAAGCTTATGGAAAAGGAGGCAGATATAATAATGCTGAAGCAATATTCCGAAGGATGCAGAAATGGGGCCTTGAACCTTCTGCTTTCACATACCCGATAATTCTTAAAACATTTGTTC AGGGTAACAAGTTTAGGGAAGCTGAAGAATTGTTTGACAACCTACTGAATGATGAAAATTCACCTTTAAAACCAGACTAG